CGCCACCATGGCGGAGTGCGTGCAAACGGTGCGACGCGCGCCCACGACCTTCAGCGTTTCGAGCGGCTTCAACGACATGCACTTCTTCTCCGCCGAGTGCGGCATCCCCACGCTGGGCTACGGCCCGGGCGGCGTGGACTACCACGCCATCGACGAACGGGCGAAGGTGAAGGACCTGATCAACTGCGCCAAAATCTACGCGCGCCTGCTGACGACCTTCGAAGGCTGAGGTAGCGGCGCGCTGCGCCGCCACTCTTTCTTGTTAGGGTGTGTCTGGGAAAGCCGAGGTGCCCGCAAGCCCTGCTCCCAAGGCACTAAGCGGCCGTGTAGCCCGCGTTCGGTGGGGTTCCGGCCAGCGGGGAGAACGATAAAGATAAAGAGAAAGAAGAAAGATGGGAGCGGAGTTTCTAGGGTTTCACAGACACACCCTTGGTGATGCGGTGACGGAGCAGAGCTTCTAAGCCCACCCATCGCTTGCGCGGTGCGCATACGTCCTGCTTGTTGGTCGAATCTTGCCTACACCGCTCCTTTACGAATCCCACTGCCACACGCCGTTGTGCAACCATGCCGAGGGCGAGCCGCCCGAGTATGCCGAGGCCGCTCTGCGGGCCGGGCTGAAGGGCATCATCTTCACCTGTCATTGTCCGCTCCCCGATGGCGTCAGCGCGTCGGTGCGCATGTCGCCGATCCAATACGAGTTTTATCACCAAATGATCGCACGCACTCGCGAGCAATTTGCGGATCGGCTCGATGTGCGGGCCGGCTTGGAGAGCGACTACTATCCCGGCGTCGAACCGTGGTTGGAAAACCTGCACGCCCGGCGGCCGCTCAACCACGTGTTGGGTTCGATTCACCCGCAGTTGAAGGACTACCGCGACCGCTACTTCACCGGTGGCGTCTTCGCCTACCAGCAGCTCTATTTTGACCACCTCGCACAGGCCGCCGAGACCGGCCTCTTCGATACGCTGGCGCATCCGGATTTGATTAAAAACATGCCGCCGAGCGAGTGGCGCTGGGAGCGCATCGTGCCCTACATCGAA
This portion of the Actomonas aquatica genome encodes:
- a CDS encoding histidinol-phosphatase; amino-acid sequence: MPTPLLYESHCHTPLCNHAEGEPPEYAEAALRAGLKGIIFTCHCPLPDGVSASVRMSPIQYEFYHQMIARTREQFADRLDVRAGLESDYYPGVEPWLENLHARRPLNHVLGSIHPQLKDYRDRYFTGGVFAYQQLYFDHLAQAAETGLFDTLAHPDLIKNMPPSEWRWERIVPYIERALDRIAATGVAMELNTSGALKALPEMNPGKSMLQLMHARGIPVVIGADAHVPTRVGDGYVEALQTLRDVGYTEVNYFLERQRQSVSIADALASLQG